The following coding sequences are from one Hyphomicrobiales bacterium window:
- a CDS encoding histidine phosphatase family protein — MDEIETAPVTGRKTLLLMRHAKSSWQDADCPDIERPLNKRGRQAADAMAPLVAAWQPQWIGCSIAQRTRATLLPIIDNLTAPAEIELTAALYDSNEAAYLRLLRALPNTINRALLIGHNPVLEELCQMLIGSAEPNALERLMEKLPTGTLVVLECAIARWSDLAPQTADLRDTIRPRDLLNQR, encoded by the coding sequence ATGGACGAGATTGAAACAGCGCCTGTGACTGGCCGCAAAACCTTGCTTTTGATGCGCCACGCCAAATCGTCGTGGCAGGACGCCGATTGCCCCGATATCGAGCGCCCCTTGAACAAGCGTGGCCGTCAGGCCGCCGACGCGATGGCGCCGCTTGTCGCCGCCTGGCAGCCGCAATGGATTGGCTGCTCCATCGCCCAGCGCACGCGCGCCACCCTTCTGCCTATCATCGACAATCTCACCGCGCCCGCGGAGATCGAGCTCACTGCGGCGCTGTACGACAGCAATGAAGCAGCCTATCTGCGCCTACTGCGGGCTCTGCCCAACACGATCAATCGCGCGCTGTTGATCGGCCACAACCCGGTGCTGGAAGAGCTTTGCCAAATGCTGATCGGATCAGCCGAGCCCAATGCCTTGGAACGGCTGATGGAAAAACTGCCGACCGGCACGCTGGTTGTACTCGAATGCGCCATTGCGCGCTGGTCAGACCTCGCGCCGCAGACAGCTGATCTGCGTGATACTATTCGCCCGCGCGACCTGCTCAACCAGCGCTAG
- a CDS encoding TIGR01620 family protein: protein MSKTRKPQVLELTSVEVESEAPLFAEPLDEGQSQTVAAPRGFRWLALFGSAFAGLILLGLTLWAENFVSTLLERQPALGWVALGLLVLAALGLLGFIAKETRAIMRLEKLDDLRDSFQKAYDEDDTPAARKALDQVTAIYRSHPNTAHGRATFEQQRVGVLDAQDLIVIAEESLMAPLDREAVRLVSTSARRVSLVTALSPRALVDIAMVAFQCVTLTRQIAQLYGARPGFLGALKLGRHMMAHLAITGGIAATEGLVSQVLGHSLAARLSTRLGEGVINGLLTARVGIAAIAVTRPMPHIAGNGPTLSEVTRGIAGLGGSNGTKKDET from the coding sequence ATGAGCAAAACCCGCAAACCGCAAGTTCTTGAGCTCACATCCGTCGAGGTGGAAAGCGAGGCGCCGCTTTTTGCCGAGCCATTGGACGAGGGCCAATCGCAAACTGTGGCAGCGCCACGCGGGTTCCGCTGGCTTGCTTTATTCGGCTCGGCCTTTGCCGGTCTGATCCTGCTTGGCCTGACTCTATGGGCCGAAAACTTTGTCAGCACGCTCCTTGAGCGCCAGCCGGCGCTTGGATGGGTCGCCCTTGGCCTTTTGGTTTTGGCCGCGCTGGGGCTGCTTGGCTTCATCGCAAAGGAAACGCGCGCCATCATGCGTTTGGAAAAGCTCGATGATCTGCGCGACAGTTTCCAAAAGGCCTATGACGAAGACGATACACCGGCGGCGCGCAAGGCCCTTGATCAAGTAACGGCGATCTATCGCAGCCACCCAAACACGGCCCATGGCCGCGCGACCTTCGAGCAGCAGCGTGTCGGCGTTCTGGATGCGCAGGACCTTATTGTGATTGCCGAAGAGTCGCTGATGGCGCCGCTTGATCGTGAGGCGGTACGACTGGTTTCCACGTCGGCCAGGCGCGTGTCGCTGGTCACGGCACTCTCGCCGCGCGCCCTGGTGGACATTGCGATGGTAGCGTTTCAGTGCGTCACCCTCACCCGCCAGATTGCCCAACTCTATGGTGCGCGGCCTGGATTCCTGGGTGCCCTAAAGCTCGGACGGCATATGATGGCCCATCTGGCGATCACTGGTGGCATCGCGGCGACTGAAGGATTGGTTTCGCAGGTGCTTGGCCACTCGCTTGCTGCGCGGCTTTCCACCCGTTTGGGCGAAGGGGTGATCAACGGCCTGCTGACGGCGCGTGTTGGCATTGCCGCCATCGCCGTCACACGGCCCATGCCGCATATCGCCGGCAATGGCCCAACGCTGAGTGAAGTCACGCGCGGGATCGCAGGTCTTGGCGGGTCAAACGGAACGAAGAAGGACGAGACCTAA
- a CDS encoding YcjX family protein, with the protein MPNLTVLDDVRLGAQSLLSTAGDLATPSLRIGVTGLSRAGKTVFLTSLVHALLHGGHLPSLQASRSGRLIGANLTQQPDDDVARFALEEHVHDLLHNRTWPKSTRQISELRLTLRFEPTSTLARTLGRTSLHLDLVDYPGEWLLDLPLLDQDYETFSKEALSRARDPERKALAQPFLDAMRQADGAAALDEPTASRLADLYTQYLRACKESETALSMLPPGRFLMPGELEGSPALTFAPLDKPVDGKSGKSSLYGAMEHRFEAYKRVVVKPFFIDHFARLDRQIVLVDTLAAINAGPGAMRDLRDALSAILACFKAGENSILSKLFGPRIDKIVFAATKADHLHHSQHDQLEAILDHLVTDARKKALFSGAKVETLAIASVRATREASAKTGSDTIGAVAGVPIKGETINGQTFDGEREVAIFPGDLPTDPGKLMGPTAKTYPLRFVRFRPPKLDTRPTAKPGLPHIRLDRLLQFLLGDKLA; encoded by the coding sequence TTGCCCAACCTCACTGTTCTTGACGATGTCCGCCTCGGCGCCCAGAGCCTGCTCAGCACCGCCGGCGATTTGGCGACGCCCAGCCTGCGCATTGGCGTCACCGGTCTCTCGCGCGCCGGCAAAACCGTGTTTTTGACATCACTGGTGCATGCCTTATTGCATGGCGGTCATTTGCCCTCCCTTCAGGCGTCGCGATCAGGCCGTCTGATCGGCGCGAACCTCACCCAACAGCCGGACGATGACGTGGCGCGGTTCGCGCTGGAAGAGCATGTGCACGATCTGCTGCATAACCGGACCTGGCCGAAGTCCACGCGCCAAATCTCTGAGCTTCGTCTGACCTTGCGCTTTGAGCCGACCTCGACCTTGGCGCGAACGCTGGGCCGCACCAGCCTGCATCTTGATTTGGTCGATTATCCCGGCGAATGGCTGCTTGACCTACCGCTGCTCGATCAGGATTACGAGACCTTTTCCAAGGAGGCTTTGAGCCGCGCCCGCGACCCGGAACGCAAGGCCCTAGCCCAGCCGTTTCTGGACGCCATGCGCCAAGCCGATGGTGCCGCCGCGCTGGACGAGCCGACGGCGAGCCGCCTGGCCGACCTCTACACCCAGTATCTGCGCGCCTGCAAAGAGAGCGAAACGGCTCTTTCGATGCTCCCGCCCGGCCGTTTTTTGATGCCTGGTGAGCTTGAAGGCTCGCCGGCCCTCACCTTCGCGCCGCTCGACAAACCGGTGGACGGAAAATCCGGCAAATCAAGTCTTTACGGCGCCATGGAGCATCGGTTCGAAGCCTATAAACGGGTCGTCGTCAAACCCTTTTTCATCGATCATTTTGCGCGTCTGGACCGCCAGATCGTGCTGGTCGATACGCTCGCTGCGATCAATGCCGGTCCAGGCGCTATGCGCGATCTGCGCGATGCCCTCTCGGCGATCCTTGCCTGCTTCAAGGCGGGCGAAAACTCGATCCTGTCCAAGCTGTTTGGACCGCGCATCGACAAGATCGTCTTCGCCGCCACCAAGGCCGATCATCTTCACCACAGCCAGCACGACCAGTTGGAGGCGATCCTCGATCACCTGGTCACCGACGCGCGCAAAAAAGCACTTTTCTCCGGCGCCAAGGTCGAAACACTCGCCATCGCGTCTGTTCGCGCCACACGCGAGGCCAGCGCCAAAACCGGCAGCGACACCATTGGCGCTGTTGCCGGCGTGCCGATCAAGGGCGAGACGATCAATGGCCAGACCTTTGATGGTGAGCGCGAAGTGGCGATCTTCCCCGGCGATCTACCGACCGATCCCGGCAAGCTGATGGGACCCACGGCCAAGACCTATCCGCTGCGTTTCGTTCGGTTCCGCCCACCGAAGCTCGACACGCGGCCAACCGCCAAGCCCGGCCTGCCGCACATCCGGCTCGACAGGCTCCTGCAGTTCCTTCTCGGCGACAAGCTTGCCTAA